One part of the Ailuropoda melanoleuca isolate Jingjing chromosome 6, ASM200744v2, whole genome shotgun sequence genome encodes these proteins:
- the PKD2L1 gene encoding polycystic kidney disease 2-like 1 protein isoform X2, producing the protein MDPGRRHTGPWYPAAASRSVVALEASLQCPLGLWGTTLTENTAENRELYVKTTLRELLVYIMFLVDICLLTYGMTSSSAYYYTKVMSELFLYTSSDTGVSFQAISSMADFWDFAQGPLLDSLYWTKWYNNQSLGHGSHSFIYYENLLLGVPRLRQLRVRNDSCVVHEDFREDILSCYDVYSPDKEEQLPFGPLNGTAWTYHSQDELGGSSHWGRLTSYSGGGYYLDLPGSRQASAEALQDLQEGLWLDRGTRVVFIDFSVYNANINLFCVLRLVVEFPATGGAIPSWQIRTVKLIRYVSNWDFFIIGCEIIFCIFIFYYVVEEILELHIHRLHYLSSIWNILDLVVILLSIVAVGFHIFRTLEVNRLMGKLLQQPNMYADFEFLAFWQTQYNNMNAVNLFFAWIKIFKYISFNKTMTQLSSTLARCAKDILGFAVMFFIVFFAYAQLGYLLFGTQVENFSTFIKCIFTQFRIILGDFDYNAIDNANRILGPAYFVTYVFFVFFVLLNMFLAIINDTYSEVKEELAGQKDELQISDLLKQGYNKTLRRLRLRKERVSDVQKVLQGGEQEIQFEDFTNTLRELGHAEHEITELTAAFTRFDQDGNHILDQKEQEQMEQDLEEKRVALNAEIENLGRSIVSSPPGESGPEATRAGGWVSGEEFYTLTRRVLQLETVLEGVMSQVDAVGSKLKTLERKGQLASSPGMGDQGIWEHLQPTPAVTPAPWGVQGGQDCEFTGEREGEALEERRLSHVWRLQCCRGIGVTPPSRAKTMKAQLRRLLLTFH; encoded by the exons TGACCTACGGAATGACAAGCTCCAGTGCCTATTATTACACCAAAGTGATGTCTGAGCTCTTCTTATATACCTCATCAGATACTGGAGTCTCCTTCCAGGCCATCAGCAGCATGGCGGACTTCTGGGAT TTTGCCCAGGGCCCACTACTGGACAGTTTATATTGGACCAAATGGTACAACAACCAGAGCCTGGGCCATGGCTCCCACTCTTTCATCTATTATGAGAACCTGCTGCTGGGGGTTCCAAGGCTGCGGCAGCTGAGGGTCCGCAATGACTCCTGTGTGGTGCATGAGGACTTCCGCGAGGATATTTTGAGCTGCTACGACGTCTACTCTCCAGACAAGGAAGAGCAACTCCCCTTTGGGCCTCTCAATGGCACAGC GTGGACATACCATTCACAGGATGAGCTTGGGGGCTCCTCTCACTGGGGCCGGTTGACAAGCTACAGTGGAGGTGGCTACTATCTGGACCTTCCAGGATCTCGACAGGCCAGTGCAGAAGCACTCCAGGACCTTCAGGAGGGCCTATGGCTAGACAGGGGCACTCGGGTGGTCTTCATTGACTTCTCAGTCTACAATGCCAACATCaatcttttctgtgttttgag ACTGGTGGTGGAGTTTCCAGCTACAGGAGGTGCCATTCCATCCTGGCAAATCCGCACGGTTAAGCTGATCCGCTATGTCAGCAACTGGGACTTCTTTATCATTGGCTGTGAAATCATCTTCTGCATCTTCATCTTCTACTATGTGGTAGAGGAGATCCTGGAGCTCCACATCCACCGGCTTCATTACCTCAGCAGCATCTGGAACATTCTGGACCTGGTGGTTATCTTG CTCTCCATTGTGGCTGTGGGCTTCCACATATTCCGAACCCTTGAGGTGAATCGGCTGATGGGGAAGCTCCTGCAGCAGCCAAACATGTATGCTGACTTTGAGTTCCTCGCCTTCTGGCAGACACAGTACAACAACATGAATGCTGTGAACCTCTTCTTTGCCTGGATCAAG ATATTCAAGTACATCAGCTTCAACAAAACCATGACTCAGCTCTCCTCCACGCTGGCTCGCTGTGCCAAAGACATCCTGGGCTTCGCCGTCAtgttcttcattgttttcttcgCCTATGCACAACTCGGCTACCTGCTTTTTGGAACCCAAGTGGAAAACTTTAGCACTTTCAtcaagtgcat TTTCACTCAGTTCCGGATCATCCTTGGGGACTTTGACTACAACGCTATTGACAATGCCAACCGCATCCTGGGACCTGCCTACTTTGTCACCTatgtcttctttgtcttcttcgtGCTCCTG AACATGTTCCTGGCCATTATCAATGACACATATTCAGAGGTCAAGGAAGAGTTGGCTGGACAGAAGGATGAGCTGCAAATTTCTGACCTCCTGAAACAG ggCTACAACAAGACCCTACGGAGGCTGCGTTTGAGGAAGGAGCGGGTTTCAGATGTACAGAAGGTCctgcagggtggggagcaggagatCCAATTTGAGGATTTCACCAACACCTTGAGGGA ACTTGGGCACGCAGAGCATGAAATCACTGAGCTCACAGCCGCCTTCACCAGGTTTGATCAAGACGGGAATCACATCCTGGACCAGAAAGAGCAGGAACAAATGGAACAGGACCTGGAGGAGAAGAGG GTGGCCCTCAACGCAGAGATTGAGAACTTGGGCCGGTCCATTGTGAGTAGCCCACCAGGCGAGTCGGGTCCAGAGGCTACCAGAGCAGGTGGCTGGGTTTCAGGAGAAGAATTCTACAC ACTCACAAGGAGAGTTCTTCAGTTGGAGACTGTCCTGGAAGGAGTCATGTCCCAGGTGGATGCCGTGGGCTCAAAGCTAAAGACgctggagaggaaggggcagctAGCTTCCTCCCCAGGCATG GGGGATCAAGGCATTTGGGAGCACCTGCAGCCAACCCCAGCTGTGACTCCAGCCCCCTGGGGAGTCCAGGGTGGGCAGGattgtg AGTTTACAggtgaaagagaaggggaagCCTTGGAGGAGAGGAGACTTTCTCATGTGTGGAGATTACAATGTTGCAGAGGCATTGGAGTGACCCCTCCATCCAGGGCAAAGACCATGAAGGCTCAGTTGAGGAGGCTACTGCTAACATTCCACTGA